Proteins found in one Saccharomyces kudriavzevii IFO 1802 strain IFO1802 genome assembly, chromosome: 11 genomic segment:
- the DPH2 gene encoding 2-(3-amino-3-carboxypropyl)histidine synthase (similar to Saccharomyces cerevisiae DPH2 (YKL191W); ancestral locus Anc_4.293), with amino-acid sequence MEVAPALSTTQCDVAFQKVEASEIDRSSYLGPDYNGDELMQLISNYYNIEVLIEYLQGHPEYRSVTLQFPDDLIKDSSLIIRSLQSRFADETVKFWILADTAYSACCVDEVAAEHVQADLVVHFGDACLNAIQNLPVVYSFGTPFLNTPLVVENFQRAFPDLSSKICLMANAPFSKHLSQLYSILARDLHYTNIIYSQINTSLAGDGLVTILDTFHVPEDVSQVGEFGNSSTLFGQHDKAESVLPEEYHLFHLTTPQDPRLLYLSTTFQSIHIFDPALSGLVTGPFPSLMKRYKYMHVARTAGCIGILVNTLSLRNTRETINGLAKLIKTREKKHYLFVVGKPNVAKLANFEDIDIWCILGCSQSGIIVDQFNEFYKPIITPYELNLALSEEVTWTGKWIVDFKDAIDEIEQNMGGGDAASASTTTDEPEFDVVKGRYTNLSRPLRALTHLELETADDSKQLTTRHTASGAIIKGTVSTSASALQNRSWKGLGSDFEFTEVDETGADIEEGISGVARGYGFDRKDAINKDDK; translated from the coding sequence ATGGAAGTTGCACCAGCTTTGTCGACCACGCAGTGTGACGTTGCGTTTCAGAAGGTGGAGGCGAGTGAAATTGACAGGTCTTCGTATCTGGGCCCGGACTACAATGGCGATGAGCTCATGCAGCTTATCTCGAATTATTATAATATCGAAGTTCTCATAGAGTACCTGCAAGGTCATCCGGAGTACCGAAGCGTAACTCTGCAGTTCCCGGATGACCTGATCAAAGACTCCTCGCTGATAATAAGGTCGCTGCAGTCGAGGTTCGCGGACGAGACGGTAAAGTTTTGGATTCTAGCCGACACGGCGTACAGTGCATGCTGTGTGGATGAGGTCGCTGCTGAGCACGTCCAGGCAGACCTGGTGGTACATTTTGGTGACGCGTGCCTCAACGCCATCCAGAACCTACCCGTCGTCTACTCGTTCGGAACTCCGTTTCTGAATACGCCCTTAGTGGTGGAGAACTTCCAGAGGGCGTTTCCCGACCTGTCCTCGAAAATCTGTTTGATGGCAAATGCTCCCTTCTCGAAGCACCTATCGCAACTGTACAGTATCTTGGCACGTGATTTGCACTACACCAATATCATATATTCCCAAATAAACACATCCCTAGCAGGGGACGGTCTCGTCACTATACTCGATACTTTCCATGTTCCAGAGGATGTGAGTCAGGTCGGTGAATTCGGCAACAGTAGCACATTATTCGGGCAGCATGACAAAGCCGAGAGTGTCCTGCCTGAGGAATACCATCTCTTCCACTTAACTACGCCTCAGGACCCAAGGCTATTGTACTTGTCCACTACGTTCCAGTCCATACATATCTTTGATCCGGCCTTATCGGGGCTGGTGACAGGGCCCTTTCCCTCACTCATGAAGCGTTACAAATACATGCATGTGGCGAGAACGGCAGGCTGTATAGGCATCCTGGTCAACACTCTGTCGCTACGCAACACCAGAGAAACCATCAATGGGCTGGCTAAGCTCATCAAAACTCGTGAGAAGAAGCATTACTTGTTTGTCGTCGGGAAGCCGAATGTTGCCAAACTGGCAAACTTCGAGGATATCGATATTTGGTGCATTCTCGGTTGCAGTCAAAGTGGCATCATCGTTGACCAGTTCAACGAGTTTTACAAGCCGATCATAACGCCTTACGAGCTGAACTTGGCGTTGAGCGAAGAGGTCACATGGACCGGCAAGTGGATTGTGGACTTCAAAGACGCCATCGATGAAATCGAACAGAACATGGGCGGAGGCGATGCAGCCTCCGCCAGTACCACCACAGATGAGCCGGAGTTCGACGTGGTCAAGGGCAGATACACTAACCTGTCAAGGCCACTACGAGCACTAACGCACCTGGAGTTGGAGACGGCAGATGACTCCAAGCAGCTAACTACAAGACACACCGCCTCGGGCGCCATCATCAAGGGCACCGTATCTACTTCAGCATCGGCGCTACAAAACCGTTCATGGAAGGGTCTCGGGAGCGACTTTGAATTCACCGAGGTTGATGAAACCGGTGCggatattgaagaaggtatATCCGGTGTCGCACGTGGTTATGGGTTCGATCGCAAGGACGCCATAAACAAGGACGACAAGTAA
- the CNB1 gene encoding calcineurin regulatory subunit B (similar to Saccharomyces cerevisiae CNB1 (YKL190W); ancestral locus Anc_4.292), whose product MGAAPSKIVDGLLEDTNFDRDEIERLRKRFMKLDRDSSGSIDKNEFMSIPGVSSNPLAGRIMEVFDADNSGDVDFQEFITGLSIFSGRGSKDEKLKFAFKIYDIDKDGFISNGELFIVLKIMVGSNLDDEQLQQIVDRTIMENDSDDDGRLSFEEFKNAIETTEVAKSLTLQYDV is encoded by the exons aTGGGTGCAGCTCCTTCCAAAATTGTGGATGGACTTTTAGAAGATACAAACT TTGATAGAGATGAAATTGAGAGGTTGAGGAAAAGATTTATGAAATTAGACAGGGATAGCTCTGGCTCCATTGACAAAAACGAGTTCATGAGCATTCCTGGTGTTTCATCGAATCCCCTTGCTGGACGTATAATGGAGGTTTTCGATGCTGATAATAGCGGTGACGTAgatttccaagaatttaTCACAGGGTTGTCTATCTTTAGTGGGCGTGGGTCCAAGGACGAAAAATTGAAGTTTGCCTTCAAAATCTACGATATTGATAAAGACGGCTTCATATCGAATGGTGAGTTGTTCATTGTTCTGAAAATCATGGTGGGTTCCAATCTGGATGATGAACAGCTGCAGCAGATAGTAGATAGGACAATAATGGAGAATGATAGTGATGACGATGGACGTCTAAGTTTCGAAGAGTTCAAGAATGCCATCGAAACCACCGAAGTGGCCAAGAGTCTGACATTGCAGTACGATGTTTAG
- the HYM1 gene encoding Hym1p (similar to Saccharomyces cerevisiae HYM1 (YKL189W); ancestral locus Anc_4.289) produces MFKKYKNQDLDMAFWWKKNPKTPSDYARLIIEQLNKFSSPSLTQDNKRKAQEECTKYLIGTKHFIVGDTEPHPTAEAIDELYTAMHHADVFYELLLHFVDLEFEARRECMLIFSICLGYSKDNKFVTVDYLVSQPKTISLMLRTAEISLQQKGCQDIFLTVGNMIIECIKYEQLCRIILKDPQLWKFFELAKLGNFEISTESLQILSAAFTTHPKLVSKEFFSNENNIIRFIKCINKLMAHGSYVTKRQSTKLLASLIVIRSNNALMNIYINSPENLKLIMTLMTDKSKNLQLEAFNVFKVMVANPRKSKPVFDILVKNRDKLLAYFKGFGLDSQDSTFLDEREFIIQEIDSLPRIISSATDNASPNNVPNMNSPSSVTNNQSSLLTHSTTPDSR; encoded by the coding sequence ATGTTtaagaaatacaaaaacCAAGACTTGGATATGGCATTTTggtggaagaaaaacccCAAGACTCCTTCCGATTATGCCAGGTTGATCATCGAACAACTCAACAAATTCAGCTCTCCCTCATTAACTCAGGACAATAAACGAAAGGCACAAGAAGAGTGTACCAAGTATCTAATCGGTACAAAGCATTTTATCGTCGGTGATACCGAGCCTCATCCAACAGCAGAAGCCATTGATGAACTGTATACTGCTATGCACCATGCCGATGTGTTTTATGAGCTATTATTACATTTTGTGGATTTAGAGTTTGAAGCAAGAAGGGAATGCATGCTTATTTTCTCTATATGTCTCGGATACTCTAAGGATAATAAATTCGTTACAGTAGATTATCTAGTCTCGCAACCAAAAACCATCTCTTTAATGTTAAGGACAGCGGAAATTTCTCTACAGCAAAAGGGCTGCcaggatatttttttaacagTAGGCAATATGATTATTGAATGCATAAAGTATGAGCAACTTTGTCGAATCATACTAAAGGATCCTCAGCTATGGAAGTTCTTTGAACTTGCAAAATTGGGCAATTTTGAGATTAGTACGGAATCTTTACAAATATTGAGTGCTGCATTTACCACGCACCCCAAATTAGTTTCTAAGGAATTCTTCagcaatgaaaataatatcatcaGGTTCATTAAATGCATTAACAAGTTAATGGCACACGGAAGCTACGTAACTAAACGACAGAGTACCAAGCTGTTAGCGTCATTAATTGTGATAAGGTCTAATAACGCGTTGATGAACATATACATCAATTCTCCAGAGAATTTGAAGCTAATAATGACTTTAATGACTGACAAgtccaaaaatttacaacTTGAAGCCTTCAACGTGTTTAAAGTGATGGTAGCTaatccaagaaaatcgAAACCCGTTTTTGATATCCTTGTCAAAAACAGGGATAAACTACTGGCATATTTCAAAGGTTTTGGTTTGGATTCTCAGGACTCTACTTTCCTTGATGAAAGAGAATTCATTatccaagaaattgattcTTTGCCGCGCATAATTTCGTCTGCAACAGACAACGCATCACCGAATAACGTTCCGAATATGAACTCACCATCATCGGTAACGAACAATCAATCATCACTCTTGACTCATTCAACTACGCCTGATTCAAGATAG